In one Bradyrhizobium cosmicum genomic region, the following are encoded:
- the ccoG gene encoding cytochrome c oxidase accessory protein CcoG: protein MNKTVNPKDLTSDDDNGPLYVARKKVYPQSVSGTFRRIKWGLMAVCLGIYYFLPFVRWNRGLGAPDQAVLIDLPNSRFYFFFIELWPQEVYYFTGLLIVAAVALFLMNSVGGRIWCGYLCPQTVWTDVFYAVERLIEGDRRERMKKDKSSDPMKLERISEIVLKHSIWLMIAWWTGGAWVLYFYDAPTLVKELVTFQGPMIAYIWIGILTATTYLLAGYMREQVCTYMCPWPRIQAALTDEWALNVTYRYDRGEKRTSVKKAAELRALGEQVGDCVDCYQCVAVCPTGIDIRNGPQLECIQCGLCIDACDNVMTKIGRPKRLIGYDNDINIHRRQEGKAPIYKIVRARTVAYSAIIAAVGGFMIYTLATRSLLDVNVLHDRNPVAVKLSDGSIRNAYTVRLLNKSGYDRVIAIDASGPANLTIHVVGADSVTPDRPMIVIPRDSTSELRLLVTAPAESNPEKSIPVRFHVTDIGLGEAASATDNFVAP from the coding sequence ATGAACAAGACCGTGAACCCCAAAGACCTCACATCCGACGACGACAACGGGCCACTCTACGTAGCCCGCAAGAAGGTTTATCCCCAGAGCGTCTCGGGGACCTTCCGCCGGATCAAATGGGGCCTGATGGCGGTCTGCCTCGGGATCTACTACTTCCTGCCCTTCGTGCGCTGGAATCGCGGCCTCGGCGCCCCCGATCAGGCCGTGCTGATCGATCTTCCCAACAGCCGCTTCTACTTCTTCTTCATCGAGCTGTGGCCGCAGGAGGTCTACTATTTCACCGGCCTGCTGATCGTCGCCGCTGTTGCGCTGTTCCTGATGAACTCGGTCGGCGGCCGTATCTGGTGCGGCTATCTCTGTCCGCAGACGGTGTGGACCGACGTGTTCTACGCCGTCGAGCGTCTGATCGAAGGCGACCGGCGCGAGCGGATGAAGAAGGACAAGTCGTCCGACCCGATGAAGCTCGAGCGGATCTCCGAGATCGTGCTCAAGCATTCGATCTGGCTCATGATCGCCTGGTGGACCGGCGGCGCCTGGGTGCTCTATTTCTACGATGCGCCGACGCTGGTGAAGGAGCTCGTCACCTTCCAGGGGCCGATGATCGCCTATATCTGGATCGGCATCCTCACCGCGACCACCTATCTGCTCGCCGGCTACATGCGCGAGCAGGTCTGCACCTACATGTGTCCCTGGCCGCGGATCCAGGCCGCGCTCACCGACGAATGGGCGCTCAACGTCACCTACCGCTACGACCGCGGCGAGAAGCGCACCTCGGTCAAGAAGGCGGCCGAGCTGCGCGCGCTCGGCGAGCAGGTGGGCGATTGCGTCGACTGCTATCAATGCGTCGCGGTCTGTCCGACCGGCATCGACATCCGCAACGGGCCGCAGCTCGAATGCATCCAGTGCGGGCTCTGCATCGACGCCTGCGACAACGTGATGACGAAGATCGGCCGGCCGAAGCGGCTGATCGGCTACGACAACGACATCAACATCCACCGCCGCCAGGAAGGCAAGGCGCCGATCTACAAGATCGTCCGCGCGCGAACGGTTGCCTACAGCGCCATCATTGCGGCCGTGGGCGGTTTCATGATCTACACGCTGGCGACCCGCAGCCTGCTCGACGTCAACGTGCTGCACGACCGCAACCCGGTCGCGGTCAAGCTCAGCGACGGCTCGATCCGCAATGCCTATACGGTGCGGCTGCTCAACAAGAGCGGCTACGACCGCGTCATCGCGATCGACGCCAGCGGTCCCGCCAACTTGACCATCCACGTCGTCGGCGCCGATTCGGTGACGCCGGATCGGCCGATGATCGTCATCCCCCGTGATTCCACCAGCGAACTGCGCCTGCTCGTCACCGCTCCGGCGGAGAGCAATCCGGAGAAGTCGATTCCGGTTCGCTTCCACGTCACCGATATCGGCCTTGGCGAAGCCGCCAGCGCCACCGACAATTTCGTCGCGCCGTAG
- the ccoP gene encoding cytochrome-c oxidase, cbb3-type subunit III, with amino-acid sequence MTDHSEIDSVTGRATTGHEWDGIKELNTPLPRWWVITFYLTIVWAIGYWIVYPAWPLISSNTTGLFGYSSRADVAVELANLDKIRGDKMVALGAASLADIEKDPALLALARAKGKTVFGDNCAPCHGSGAAGAKGYPNLNDDDWLWGGTLDQIMQTIQFGARSGHAKTHEGQMLAFGKDGVLKPDEIVTVANYVRALSGLPTRKGYDAAKGEKIFAENCVACHGDGGKGNQEMGAPNLTDKIWLYGSDEATLIETISQGRAGVMPAWEGRLDPATIKAMAVYVHSLGGGK; translated from the coding sequence ATGACCGACCATAGCGAAATCGATTCCGTCACCGGCAGGGCCACGACCGGGCATGAGTGGGACGGCATCAAGGAGCTCAACACGCCGCTGCCACGCTGGTGGGTGATTACGTTCTACCTCACTATCGTCTGGGCGATCGGCTACTGGATCGTCTACCCGGCCTGGCCGCTGATCTCCAGCAACACCACCGGCCTGTTCGGCTACTCGTCGCGCGCCGACGTCGCCGTCGAACTCGCCAACCTCGACAAGATCAGGGGCGACAAGATGGTGGCTCTCGGTGCGGCCTCGCTCGCCGACATCGAGAAGGACCCGGCCTTGCTGGCGCTCGCCCGCGCCAAGGGCAAGACCGTGTTCGGCGACAATTGCGCGCCGTGCCACGGCTCCGGCGCCGCCGGTGCCAAGGGCTACCCGAACCTGAACGACGACGACTGGCTGTGGGGCGGCACGCTCGACCAGATCATGCAGACCATCCAGTTCGGCGCGCGCTCGGGTCATGCCAAGACGCATGAGGGCCAGATGCTCGCCTTCGGCAAGGACGGCGTGCTGAAGCCGGACGAGATCGTCACGGTCGCCAACTATGTCCGCGCCTTGTCGGGCCTTCCGACCCGCAAGGGCTATGACGCGGCAAAGGGCGAGAAGATCTTCGCGGAGAACTGCGTCGCCTGCCACGGCGACGGCGGCAAGGGCAACCAGGAGATGGGCGCTCCGAACCTGACCGACAAGATCTGGCTTTACGGCTCGGACGAGGCGACCCTGATCGAGACCATCAGCCAAGGCCGTGCCGGCGTCATGCCGGCCTGGGAAGGGCGGCTCGACCCCGCCACGATCAAGGCGATGGCGGTCTACGTCCACTCGCTGGGCGGTGGAAAATAG
- a CDS encoding CcoQ/FixQ family Cbb3-type cytochrome c oxidase assembly chaperone, with protein MKAILTLDNLASGLVTTIWTPVFVAIFLAIIAYAFWPRNKAAFDEAAHLPLREE; from the coding sequence ATGAAAGCCATCCTGACACTCGACAATCTCGCGTCCGGTCTCGTGACCACGATCTGGACGCCGGTGTTCGTCGCGATCTTTCTCGCGATCATCGCCTACGCATTCTGGCCCCGTAACAAGGCTGCCTTCGACGAAGCAGCACACCTGCCGTTGCGGGAGGAGTAA
- the ccoO gene encoding cytochrome-c oxidase, cbb3-type subunit II — protein MSFWTRHQIFEKNSIILVVGILLVIAIGGLVEITPLFYLKSTIEVVDGVRPYTPLELAGRNVYVREGCYLCHSQMIRPLRDEVERYGHFSLAAESMFDHPFQWGSKRTGPDLARVGAKYSDDWHVTHLTNPRAIVPQSVMPGYPFLAQTEVDPDTIADHMRTLRTVGVPYTDDQIANAGADMKAQADPDNSGSDAFTKRYAKAVVRNFDGKTGTPTEMDALIAYLQMLGTLVDFKIYNEKANLR, from the coding sequence ATGTCGTTCTGGACACGCCACCAAATCTTCGAAAAGAACTCGATCATCCTGGTCGTCGGCATCCTGCTGGTGATCGCGATCGGCGGTCTCGTCGAGATCACCCCGCTGTTCTACCTCAAGAGCACGATCGAGGTGGTCGACGGGGTCAGGCCCTACACGCCGCTGGAACTCGCCGGACGCAACGTCTACGTCCGCGAGGGCTGCTATCTCTGCCATTCGCAGATGATCCGGCCCCTGCGCGACGAGGTCGAGCGCTACGGCCACTTCTCGCTCGCCGCCGAGAGCATGTTCGACCACCCGTTCCAGTGGGGCTCGAAGCGCACCGGTCCCGACCTTGCCCGCGTCGGCGCCAAATATTCCGACGACTGGCACGTCACCCATCTGACCAACCCGCGCGCGATCGTGCCGCAATCGGTGATGCCGGGCTATCCCTTCCTGGCTCAGACGGAAGTCGATCCGGATACGATCGCCGATCACATGCGAACGCTGCGGACGGTCGGCGTGCCCTATACCGACGACCAGATTGCCAACGCGGGCGCCGACATGAAGGCCCAGGCCGATCCGGACAATTCCGGCTCCGACGCCTTCACCAAGCGCTACGCCAAGGCCGTCGTGCGCAACTTCGACGGCAAGACCGGGACGCCGACCGAGATGGACGCACTGATCGCGTACCTGCAGATGCTCGGCACCCTGGTCGACTTCAAGATCTACAACGAGAAAGCCAATCTTCGCTGA
- the ccoN gene encoding cytochrome-c oxidase, cbb3-type subunit I, translating to MSQPSISKSMTIGESGLAVVFAVTAFLCVIAAAKALDAPFAFHAALGAAASIAAVFFVINNYYDRPAVLPPAEINGRPNYNMGPIKFASFMAMFWGIAGFLVGLIIASQLAWPALNFDLPWIQFGRLRPLHTSAVIFAFGGNVLLATSFYVVQKSCHVRLAGYLAPWFVVLGYNFFILIAGTGYLLGVTQSKEYAEPEWYADLWLTIVWVTYLLVFLVTIIKRKEPHIFVANWFYLAFIVTIAVLHLGNNPALPVSFFGSKSYIAWGGIQDAMFQWWYGHNAVGFFLTAGFLAIMYYFIPKRAERPVYSYRLSIIHFWALIFLYIWAGPHHLHYTALPDWTQTLGMTFSIMLWMPSWGGMINGLMTLSGAWDKLRTDPVLRMLVVSVAFYGMSTFEGPMMSIKVVNSLSHYTDWTIGHVHSGALGWVGFVSFGALYCLVPWAWNRKGLYSLKLVNWHFWIATLGIVLYISAMWVSGILQGLMWRAYTSLGFLEYSFIETVEAMHPFYIIRAAGGGLFLIGALIMAYNLWMTVRVGEQEVQMPVALQPAE from the coding sequence ATGAGCCAGCCCTCCATCTCAAAATCCATGACCATCGGTGAAAGCGGCCTGGCTGTCGTGTTCGCAGTCACCGCCTTCCTTTGCGTGATCGCCGCAGCCAAGGCGCTGGACGCGCCGTTCGCCTTCCACGCCGCGCTCGGCGCGGCGGCGAGCATCGCCGCGGTGTTCTTCGTCATCAACAATTACTACGATCGCCCGGCGGTGCTGCCGCCCGCCGAGATCAATGGCCGGCCCAACTACAACATGGGGCCGATCAAGTTTGCGTCCTTCATGGCGATGTTCTGGGGCATTGCCGGCTTCCTGGTCGGTCTCATCATCGCCTCGCAGCTGGCCTGGCCCGCCCTGAACTTCGATCTACCCTGGATCCAGTTCGGCCGGTTGCGGCCGTTGCACACGTCGGCGGTGATCTTCGCCTTCGGCGGCAACGTGCTGCTCGCGACCTCCTTCTACGTCGTTCAGAAGAGCTGTCACGTGCGGCTTGCGGGCTATCTGGCGCCCTGGTTCGTTGTGCTCGGCTACAATTTCTTCATCCTGATCGCCGGCACCGGCTATCTGCTCGGCGTGACGCAGTCCAAGGAATATGCCGAGCCGGAATGGTATGCCGACCTCTGGCTGACCATCGTCTGGGTGACCTATCTGCTGGTCTTCCTTGTCACGATCATCAAGCGCAAGGAACCGCACATCTTCGTCGCGAACTGGTTCTATCTCGCCTTCATCGTGACGATCGCGGTGCTGCACCTCGGCAACAACCCCGCGCTGCCGGTGTCGTTCTTCGGTTCGAAGTCCTACATCGCCTGGGGCGGCATCCAGGACGCCATGTTCCAGTGGTGGTACGGCCACAACGCGGTCGGCTTCTTCCTCACTGCCGGCTTCCTCGCCATCATGTACTACTTCATTCCGAAGCGGGCCGAGCGGCCGGTCTATTCCTACCGCCTGTCGATCATCCATTTCTGGGCGCTGATCTTCCTCTACATCTGGGCGGGTCCCCACCATCTGCACTACACGGCGCTGCCTGACTGGACGCAGACGCTCGGCATGACCTTCTCGATCATGCTTTGGATGCCCTCCTGGGGCGGCATGATCAACGGCCTGATGACCCTGTCGGGCGCCTGGGACAAGCTGCGCACAGATCCCGTGCTGCGCATGCTGGTGGTCTCCGTCGCCTTCTACGGCATGTCGACCTTCGAAGGCCCGATGATGTCGATCAAGGTGGTGAACTCGCTCAGCCACTACACCGACTGGACCATCGGCCACGTGCATTCCGGCGCGCTCGGCTGGGTCGGCTTCGTCTCCTTCGGCGCGCTGTACTGCCTGGTGCCGTGGGCCTGGAATCGCAAGGGGCTCTACAGCCTCAAGCTCGTCAACTGGCACTTCTGGATCGCCACCCTCGGCATCGTTCTCTACATCTCCGCGATGTGGGTGTCCGGCATCCTCCAGGGCCTGATGTGGCGCGCCTACACCTCGCTCGGCTTCCTCGAATATTCCTTCATCGAGACCGTCGAGGCGATGCATCCCTTCTACATCATCCGCGCTGCCGGCGGCGGGCTGTTCCTGATCGGCGCGCTGATCATGGCCTATAATCTCTGGATGACGGTTCGCGTCGGCGAACAGGAAGTCCAGATGCCCGTCGCTCTTCAGCCGGCGGAATGA
- a CDS encoding HPP family protein → MYKFLEQTVDGYMTRNVKTVQRDLDMLALSEMFEDDDFNSYPVEDDGQVVGIVTKFDILKCFAFTPSQMLPRYPDLMSRKVGDVMTPEFIYVSPDTRLTRVLQIMVEHRIRSIIVLDGAQKLVGIIAREDVIKALKATARD, encoded by the coding sequence GTGTACAAGTTTCTCGAGCAGACCGTCGACGGTTACATGACACGCAACGTCAAGACGGTTCAGCGCGACCTCGACATGCTCGCGCTCAGCGAGATGTTCGAGGACGACGATTTCAACAGCTACCCGGTCGAGGACGACGGGCAGGTGGTCGGCATCGTCACCAAATTCGACATCCTGAAGTGCTTCGCCTTCACGCCGAGCCAGATGCTGCCGCGTTATCCCGACCTGATGAGCCGCAAGGTCGGTGACGTCATGACGCCGGAGTTCATCTATGTCAGCCCCGATACGCGGTTGACGCGGGTGCTCCAGATCATGGTCGAGCACCGCATCAGGAGCATCATCGTGCTCGACGGCGCGCAGAAGCTGGTCGGAATCATCGCCCGCGAGGACGTCATCAAGGCGCTCAAGGCGACGGCGCGCGACTGA
- a CDS encoding universal stress protein: protein MTYATVMVSLALDQPNDSRLLVAGELAERFEAAIVGVAAAQFAPPLYFTDGAAAQGLIDQEEASIKRRLAELEAQFRAAIKNRGGHVEWRSAMDFPERFTLTQARCADIIVSGGQSPAFSDAFALASPKDLVMQSGRPILVVPDGVNWLDLRSALVAWKDTPEARRALADALPMLRKARDIAVVAIPEGDDDRPVAVAGVTDVTAWLARHGVAATARVCEAARNETVAGQLEKVAGDVGASLIVAGAYGHSRFREMILGGVTQYLVTQSARCVLLSH from the coding sequence ATGACATATGCGACCGTGATGGTCAGCCTGGCGCTCGATCAGCCCAACGATTCGCGTTTACTGGTCGCAGGCGAGCTTGCCGAGCGATTCGAGGCGGCTATCGTCGGGGTCGCCGCGGCGCAGTTCGCGCCGCCGCTGTATTTCACCGATGGTGCCGCGGCTCAGGGACTGATCGACCAGGAAGAAGCCTCCATCAAGAGACGCCTGGCCGAACTGGAGGCGCAATTCCGTGCCGCGATCAAAAATCGCGGCGGCCATGTGGAATGGCGCAGTGCCATGGATTTCCCGGAGCGATTTACGCTCACCCAGGCGCGTTGCGCCGACATCATCGTCAGCGGCGGGCAGAGCCCGGCCTTCTCCGACGCATTCGCGCTCGCGAGCCCCAAAGATCTGGTGATGCAGTCCGGCCGGCCGATCCTGGTCGTGCCCGACGGCGTCAACTGGCTCGATCTGCGCAGTGCCCTCGTGGCGTGGAAGGATACGCCGGAGGCGCGGCGGGCACTGGCCGACGCGCTGCCGATGCTGCGCAAGGCAAGGGATATCGCCGTCGTCGCGATTCCCGAGGGCGACGACGACCGTCCCGTCGCCGTCGCCGGTGTGACCGACGTGACGGCCTGGCTTGCCCGCCACGGCGTTGCCGCGACCGCTCGCGTTTGCGAGGCGGCCCGGAACGAAACCGTCGCCGGGCAATTGGAGAAAGTTGCCGGCGACGTCGGCGCAAGCCTGATCGTTGCCGGTGCCTATGGTCATTCGCGCTTCCGCGAAATGATTCTTGGTGGTGTTACCCAATATCTCGTCACGCAATCCGCCCGCTGCGTGCTGCTGTCGCACTGA
- the fixL gene encoding sensor protein FixL, protein MSPTRVTHPNDDGRGEHFRVRIEGFGVGTWDLDLRTMELEWSDTSRALFGVEPDQPDSYELFLARLEPNDREWVERAIKRVCEHGGSFDVSFRVAGGQGRGKWIRARAGLIRDEAGTACHLSGIFLDIDEEKQVEEALRTRESHLRSILQTIPDAMIVIDGHGVIQLFSTAAERLFGWPEQEAIGQNVSILMPEPDRSRHDGYIARYRVTHDPHIIGIGRIVTGRRRDGTTFPMHLSIGEMQSGGEPYFTGFVRDLTEHQQTQARLQELQSELVHVSRLSAMGEMASALAHELNQPLAAISNYMKGSRRLLSGSSDPNVAKIESAMDRAAEQAVRAGQIIRRLRDFVARGESEKRVESLSKLIEEAGALGLAGAREQNVQLRFSLDPDADLVLADRVQIQQVLVNLFRNALEAMAQSQRRELVVANTRVGDDMIEVEVSDTGHGFGDDVIPNLFQTFFTTKDTGMGVGLSISRSIIEAHGGRMWAESNASGGATFRFTLPAADET, encoded by the coding sequence TTGTCGCCGACCCGCGTTACACATCCGAATGATGACGGTCGGGGCGAGCATTTCCGCGTTCGAATCGAGGGGTTTGGCGTCGGCACCTGGGATCTCGATCTCAGGACGATGGAATTGGAATGGTCCGACACGTCCAGGGCCCTGTTTGGCGTCGAGCCGGACCAGCCGGACAGCTACGAGCTGTTCCTGGCACGCCTCGAGCCCAACGACCGCGAGTGGGTCGAGCGCGCGATCAAGCGCGTCTGCGAGCACGGCGGCAGTTTTGACGTGTCCTTCAGGGTCGCAGGCGGCCAAGGCAGGGGAAAGTGGATTCGCGCCCGGGCCGGTCTCATTCGGGACGAGGCCGGCACCGCCTGTCACCTCAGCGGCATTTTCCTCGACATCGACGAGGAGAAGCAGGTCGAGGAGGCGCTGCGCACCCGCGAATCGCACCTGCGCTCGATCCTCCAAACCATTCCGGACGCCATGATCGTCATCGACGGTCACGGCGTGATCCAGCTGTTCAGCACCGCCGCGGAGCGTCTGTTCGGCTGGCCCGAGCAGGAGGCGATCGGCCAGAACGTCAGCATTCTGATGCCGGAGCCCGACCGCTCCCGTCACGACGGCTACATCGCGCGCTACCGCGTCACCCACGATCCGCACATCATCGGCATCGGCCGCATCGTGACCGGCAGGCGCCGCGACGGCACCACCTTTCCGATGCACCTGTCGATCGGCGAGATGCAGTCCGGCGGCGAGCCCTATTTCACGGGCTTCGTCCGCGATCTGACCGAGCACCAGCAGACCCAGGCGCGGCTGCAGGAGCTGCAGTCCGAGCTGGTCCACGTCTCCAGACTGAGCGCCATGGGCGAGATGGCCTCCGCGCTCGCCCACGAGCTCAACCAGCCGCTGGCCGCGATCAGCAACTACATGAAGGGCTCGCGGCGGCTGCTGTCGGGCAGCTCGGATCCGAACGTCGCCAAGATCGAGAGCGCGATGGATCGCGCCGCCGAGCAGGCGGTGCGCGCCGGGCAGATCATCCGGCGGCTACGCGACTTCGTCGCGCGCGGGGAGTCCGAGAAGCGGGTCGAGAGCCTGTCGAAGCTGATCGAGGAAGCCGGCGCCCTCGGCCTTGCCGGCGCGCGCGAGCAGAACGTTCAGCTCCGTTTCAGCCTCGATCCGGACGCCGATCTCGTGCTGGCCGACCGGGTGCAGATCCAGCAGGTGCTGGTCAATCTGTTCCGCAACGCGCTGGAAGCGATGGCGCAATCGCAGCGGCGCGAGCTCGTCGTCGCCAACACCCGCGTTGGGGACGACATGATCGAGGTGGAGGTGTCCGACACTGGCCACGGCTTCGGGGATGACGTCATTCCAAACCTGTTTCAGACTTTCTTCACCACCAAGGACACCGGCATGGGCGTGGGACTGTCCATCAGCCGCTCGATCATCGAAGCTCACGGCGGCCGCATGTGGGCCGAGAGCAACGCATCGGGCGGGGCGACATTCCGCTTCACCCTGCCGGCAGCCGACGAGACCTGA
- the fixJ gene encoding response regulator FixJ: MTTKGHIYVIDDDEAMRDSLNFLLDSSGFGVTLFDNAQSFLDALPGLAFGCVVSDVRMPGIDGIELLKRMKTQHSPFPILIMTGHGDVPLAVEAMKLGALDFLEKPFEDDRLVTMIESAIRQAEPAAKSESIAQDIAARVASLSPRERQVMEGLIAGLSNKLIAREYDISPRTIEVYRANVMTKMQANSLSELVRLAMRAGMLKD; the protein is encoded by the coding sequence ATGACGACCAAGGGACATATCTACGTCATCGACGACGACGAGGCGATGCGGGACTCGCTGAACTTCCTGCTGGATTCCTCCGGCTTCGGCGTCACGCTGTTCGACAATGCGCAGAGCTTCCTCGACGCCCTGCCCGGCCTCGCCTTCGGCTGCGTCGTCTCCGACGTGCGCATGCCGGGCATCGACGGGATCGAGCTGCTGAAGCGCATGAAGACGCAGCACAGCCCGTTTCCGATCCTGATCATGACCGGTCATGGCGACGTGCCGCTCGCGGTCGAGGCCATGAAGCTGGGCGCCCTCGACTTCCTGGAAAAACCCTTCGAGGACGACCGCCTCGTCACCATGATCGAATCCGCGATTCGCCAGGCCGAGCCGGCAGCCAAGAGCGAATCCATTGCCCAGGACATCGCGGCCCGGGTCGCCTCCTTGAGCCCCAGGGAGCGTCAGGTGATGGAGGGGCTGATCGCGGGGCTCTCCAACAAGCTGATCGCCAGGGAATACGACATCAGCCCGCGCACCATCGAGGTCTACCGGGCCAATGTGATGACCAAGATGCAGGCCAACAGCCTCTCGGAGCTGGTGCGGCTGGCGATGCGCGCCGGCATGCTGAAGGATTGA
- a CDS encoding response regulator, with product MAPSSKPTIYVVDDDDAVLGSLRFLLETDGFAVRTFRNATALLNASGAHGADCYVIDYKMPDINGLELVGRLRQSDGETPVILITGYPDVNISARAAAAGVKDVILKPLLDENLVKRIRHAIQDRAGN from the coding sequence ATGGCGCCATCATCCAAGCCCACAATCTACGTGGTCGATGACGATGATGCCGTGCTGGGATCCCTGCGCTTCCTGCTGGAAACCGACGGCTTTGCCGTGCGGACCTTCAGGAATGCCACGGCGCTGCTCAATGCGAGCGGCGCACACGGCGCGGATTGCTACGTCATCGACTACAAGATGCCCGACATCAACGGCCTCGAGCTCGTCGGCCGCCTGCGCCAGTCCGACGGCGAAACGCCGGTGATCCTGATCACCGGCTATCCGGACGTGAACATCTCCGCCCGGGCCGCGGCCGCAGGCGTAAAAGACGTGATTTTGAAGCCGCTTCTCGACGAAAACCTCGTCAAGCGCATCCGCCATGCCATCCAGGACAGGGCCGGGAACTGA